Proteins from one Halovivax limisalsi genomic window:
- the thiE gene encoding thiamine phosphate synthase, whose amino-acid sequence MNPATWRTYLVTQESLSAGRTTPEIVAAAIEGGVDAVQLREKDRSARERYELGREVRDLTADAGVPLLVNDRIDLARAIDADGVHLGQSDLPVAVARDQLGTDAIVGCSAWRVEDAREAERQGADYLGTGAVYGTSSKDVDPDKDGIGPEGIERVVEAVSIPVIGIGGITRENAGTVVDAGAAGVAVISAITRADDPAAATRELGEVGVRA is encoded by the coding sequence GTGAATCCAGCCACCTGGCGGACGTACCTCGTGACGCAGGAATCCCTTTCAGCGGGGCGGACGACCCCGGAGATCGTCGCCGCGGCGATCGAGGGCGGCGTCGACGCCGTCCAGCTGCGCGAGAAGGATCGGTCGGCGCGCGAACGCTACGAACTCGGCCGGGAGGTGCGCGACCTGACCGCCGACGCCGGCGTCCCGTTGCTCGTCAACGACCGGATCGACCTGGCGCGGGCGATCGACGCCGACGGCGTCCACCTCGGCCAGTCGGACCTCCCGGTCGCCGTCGCCCGCGACCAGCTCGGCACCGACGCGATCGTCGGCTGTTCGGCCTGGCGCGTCGAGGACGCCCGCGAGGCCGAACGGCAGGGGGCGGACTACCTCGGCACGGGCGCCGTCTACGGGACCTCATCGAAGGACGTCGACCCCGACAAGGACGGCATCGGCCCCGAGGGGATCGAACGCGTCGTCGAGGCCGTCTCGATCCCCGTGATCGGAATCGGCGGCATCACCCGCGAGAACGCGGGCACCGTCGTCGACGCCGGGGCGGCCGGCGTCGCGGTCATCAGCGCGATCACGCGGGCCGACGATCCGGCGGCCGCCACGCGGGAACTCGGGGAGGTGGGCGTCCGTGCCTGA
- a CDS encoding MATE family efflux transporter, which translates to MAWRPPNPVRLTILWIGLGLARLGVIDRERARHTTDLAWPRIVTGIARMSKNAVDVALVGIAIGEMAIAGVGFAAPFWGLAFTVGGGVAGGTIALVSQRYGAEKYDELGMAIRSSVLLVLVISVPLAAVFNAFAPDFISIISDNPDVIDEGAEYLAVVAFGVPFAGLNLIGSRTFVGMDDAWTPMILRGGGALANIGFSAILIFGLGKGVVGAALGTVLSNVIVTAAFAVLLLRGRFPGVPDVVVTVDPFGTYLDPEMLRSLVTIGTPVFLRNMVWTVAEIPLLGIVDIFGTDTASAYVITRRIWGIMNTPGWGFGLAASSLVGQELGRGDEDTAGEYGTEIITFAVAVYAVSALLVAVFAEPIVHAFVDDPGPNTIPIAISLVYAACAAIVFRGVVGAAEGALNAAGDTRWPFYAQASGMFLGAIPLAYLGATTSLGLWGLYLAFAAETILPAAINYYRFGTGRWKAISRSYRPATPTADD; encoded by the coding sequence GTGGCGTGGCGTCCTCCCAATCCGGTCCGCCTGACGATCCTCTGGATCGGCCTCGGACTGGCCAGACTGGGCGTCATCGACCGGGAGCGCGCGCGACACACGACCGACCTGGCCTGGCCGCGCATCGTCACCGGCATCGCGCGGATGTCCAAGAACGCCGTCGACGTCGCGCTGGTCGGGATCGCCATCGGCGAGATGGCGATCGCCGGCGTCGGGTTCGCGGCCCCGTTCTGGGGCCTCGCGTTCACGGTCGGCGGGGGCGTCGCCGGCGGCACGATCGCGCTCGTCTCCCAGCGCTACGGCGCCGAGAAGTACGACGAACTCGGCATGGCGATCCGTTCGAGCGTCCTCCTCGTGCTGGTGATCAGCGTGCCGCTGGCGGCCGTCTTCAACGCGTTCGCGCCCGATTTCATCTCGATCATCAGCGACAATCCGGACGTGATCGACGAGGGTGCCGAGTACCTCGCGGTCGTCGCGTTCGGCGTCCCCTTCGCGGGCCTGAACCTGATCGGGAGCCGGACGTTCGTCGGCATGGACGACGCCTGGACGCCGATGATCCTCCGGGGCGGCGGCGCCCTCGCGAACATCGGGTTCAGCGCGATCCTCATCTTCGGCCTCGGAAAGGGCGTCGTCGGCGCGGCGCTCGGGACCGTCCTCTCGAACGTGATCGTCACCGCGGCGTTCGCCGTGCTCCTCCTTCGCGGGCGCTTCCCCGGCGTGCCCGACGTCGTCGTCACGGTCGACCCGTTCGGCACGTACCTCGATCCGGAGATGCTCCGCTCGCTGGTCACCATCGGGACGCCCGTCTTCCTTCGCAACATGGTCTGGACGGTCGCGGAGATTCCACTGCTCGGGATCGTGGACATCTTCGGGACCGACACCGCCTCGGCGTACGTCATCACGCGGCGCATCTGGGGGATCATGAACACGCCCGGCTGGGGCTTCGGCCTGGCCGCCTCCAGTCTCGTCGGCCAGGAACTCGGGCGGGGTGACGAAGACACCGCCGGCGAGTACGGCACCGAGATCATCACCTTCGCGGTGGCGGTCTACGCCGTCTCCGCGCTGCTCGTCGCGGTCTTCGCGGAACCGATCGTTCACGCGTTCGTCGACGATCCGGGTCCCAACACGATCCCGATCGCCATCTCGCTGGTCTACGCCGCGTGCGCGGCGATCGTGTTCAGAGGCGTCGTCGGCGCGGCTGAGGGGGCGTTGAACGCCGCGGGCGATACGCGCTGGCCGTTCTACGCCCAGGCGTCGGGCATGTTCCTCGGCGCGATCCCCCTCGCGTACCTCGGCGCGACCACCTCCCTCGGGCTCTGGGGGCTCTACCTGGCGTTCGCGGCGGAGACGATCCTGCCGGCCGCCATCAACTACTACCGCTTCGGGACCGGCCGCTGGAAGGCGATCAGCCGATCCTACCGCCCGGCGACGCCGACGGCCGACGACTGA
- a CDS encoding metal-dependent hydrolase, whose product MHWPGHVGLGVLAYLPLYLWLAAAESTTLAVIGLVVAVGASMLPDVDIELSIPHRGPTHTLWFVAIATVLATVVGYALGIWIGRPGATAALAIGGAMGLSLTSHVAVDALTPMGIRPLEPLSSASISLRVVKSRNRFANRFLFATGGLSILATIPLVI is encoded by the coding sequence ATGCACTGGCCGGGACACGTCGGGCTAGGGGTGCTCGCGTACCTCCCGCTGTACCTGTGGCTCGCCGCGGCCGAATCGACGACGCTGGCGGTGATCGGCCTCGTCGTCGCCGTCGGCGCGTCGATGCTTCCCGACGTCGACATCGAGCTGTCGATTCCCCACCGCGGTCCGACGCATACCCTCTGGTTCGTCGCGATCGCGACGGTCCTGGCGACCGTGGTCGGCTACGCGCTGGGGATCTGGATCGGCCGTCCCGGCGCCACCGCTGCGCTCGCGATCGGCGGGGCGATGGGGCTCTCGCTCACCTCGCACGTCGCCGTCGACGCGCTCACGCCCATGGGCATCAGGCCCCTCGAACCGCTCTCCTCGGCGTCGATCTCGCTTCGCGTCGTCAAGTCCAGAAACCGGTTCGCGAACCGCTTCCTGTTCGCCACCGGTGGCCTCTCGATCCTCGCGACGATTCCGCTCGTCATCTGA